tgtgaatcACCACCAAGCATCATAGCATGTGAGGTAGAATAGCCATGACCAGCAGGGGTGCCAGCCACGGGCGTCAGCTGTCCAAAGCTGTGGCTGGCTGCACAGGAGCGGTGAAGAAGCTGGAGTCCCAGAGCAAGACTCCAAGGCCAGTCTGGATAAGAGCTGGCTAAGCACAACACACATAGGCACCAAgttttagcaaggcctaggcctCGGTTTCATGGAACTCAGGCCTGACAGTCTCTTTGGGGACAGTTCCGTCGGACAGCACTGCATCGGGCCTCCCTGGAGGGACACATGGAGATACTGGAGAAACTTCTGGAGAATGGGGCCACCGTGGACTTCCAGGATCGGGTGAGAGGGCAGGTATTGGGTGGGAGGTAAGAAGTAGATCTAGTCTGTAGAATTCTACTTCCTGTCAAATCTGTTTTAGTGGGCTGCCAGTGGGCTACCAGGGGGCCAGGTCCTACCTCTGTGTGTTCTGTGACATCCAGTGAGCCCCATCACCCCCTAAATTGTCTCTGGGACTCTCACGTGGACTAGTTGGGTCCTGGGCTGTCTATCTGTCCTATTCCCATATCTTTTGTCCTTCCACTTTCTTGGCTTCAATCCTTTCCCCAGAGAGCTTCTTTCCCTTCAGCTCTCCCGTTAAATCCCATCTATCCCTTCCAGCTGGACTGCACAGCCATGCACTGGGCCTGCCGTGGGGGCCACCTGGAGGTGGTGAGACTCCTGCAAAGCCGGGGGGCCGACACCAACGTGAGAGACAAGGTGAAGCAGTGCTTCAGTACACATTGGGGTGCATGGGAGGATGGGGACAGCCAATGGCAAACAAGCTCAAGTGGTGGCCGGTGGGCAGGTAAAGGACCAGCCTGGTTTCTAGTCAGCTGCAGAGAGGCTTCCGGCCCTCCAGGGAGCTTGGCAGGAGCAAGCGCTGAGAGGAGACAAAGACAATACTCTCTTGGAGCTGTGGTCCACTGAGAAGATACAGGGTTTGTACATCCTTGGCATCCGCCATCCTTCATCATCCACCCGCCTGTCCAtcagtttattcatttattcatccatctCTTTACATGGAACCTTGAACAAATACCTTGGCTTCCAAGGCACCGTTTGTCAGCCGTAAAACGTGTGGAGTTCTTACATAGATTAGGAGGAGAATGTTTGTAAAGGAATTACTTTTTAACACAAGAAGCTTTTGCCACATCTACCACAGTCATTTCTCAGTTAATGGCATCGAATATAATTATTCAAAAATGCCGGAGCTGGGTGATGgtttcacatctttaatcctagtactcgggaggcagaggcaggaggaccactaagatcaaggtcagcctggtctacactgtgagactttgtctcattaaaaaaaaaaaattactaaagaaaGTGCGCCAGGTGTGGTGTGTGACTCCATGGTAGCATACTTGTTTAGTATGTGCAAGATCATGGGCTCAGTCCCACTGTTCCAATGAATAAGCATGTTAATTGATTGAAGGAGAACCTAgatacctgggaggcagagataagagaATTGAGAGTTTGCAGCTGCCTGGGCTAGGTAGTGAggccctgacttttttttttttttttaagattttatttatttattttatgtatatgagtacattgtagctgtcttcagatatacaaGATGAGGGTATTGGattccattacggatggttgtgagccgccatgtggttgctgggaattgaactcaggacctctggaagaagtcagtgctcttaaccgccgagccatctctccagcccagagtccCTGACTTTTTACAAAGGTGGAGGAGTGGACAATAGTTCACTGCCAGGCAAGAAGGGAACTGTAGTAGGCTCGCCAGAGGAGGTGGCACTTAGAGCTGTACGATCAGGCAACTGGGAGGGATAGTGGTATGTTGGACCATTCTCTCCTGTCCAAGGCTCAGGCTTTGGCACTCGGACTTGAGAGTAGGATTAAGCTGGAGATAGCTCTTCCACCCCAGGATACCACAGCCCAGGCCCATGTGCCAACAGTCCTGTTTCCTCCCGCACAGCTACTGAGCACTCCCCTGCATGTGGCCGTCCGTACTGGACACGTGGAGATTGTGGAACATTTTCTTTCCCTGGGCTTGGATATCAATGCCAAAGACAGAGTGAGTCCTTGCTTGCTCCCCTGCTCAGCCAATATGGGTGTAACAGCAGCCTACCAGGCTGCCAAGGGCGAGTAGTCCTTCCTTACAGGACCCTAGGGTGTCTGCTTCTGAGCAAGGTCTTTAGCCCCATCTCCTatcaccctacccacccactgacCTCAAGGGTTACCTGTGTGCTACACTGATTCTAGGAAGGGGACAGTGCCCTACATGATGCCGTGAGACTCAACCGCTACAAAATCATCAAACTGCTGCTCTTGCATGGGGCGGACATGATGGCTAAGAACCTGGTGAGTCTGTTCCTCGGGCTTGGTGGTTTGGGGTGCCCTTGCATGGTGGATGttctgcagaggccatggggcagCCACAGCCTAGGTACTCATGTCATTGGCGCTTGGCTACACCATCCTAATCCCAGGTCTCCCTTCATGTGTCAAGGCCCAAAGCATAAGTTTAGAGAAACAATAAGAGAGGTAATGGGAGGACTTCCCCAAGGTTCCCAGATAGGTGAAGGGGATCGCAGTGCCCAGGCCCAATCCATGGAGGGCCAGTGGAAAGGGAATCAAATTACTTGGTTGGTGTGGCCATTCTAGCACCTCATGTTGGTTCGTGGTAGGTCTCAGACTTTCTATGAATAGATGTCCTCTGGCCCAAGCCTATCTATTGGTTCACAGAACAATCACAGGAGAGGGGCATGGAAAAGTTCTTCTGGCACAGGAAAGCATAGGGACATTGAGGGAAGCAAGAGCACATGGAGAGGGTGTGGATGGTCTTAGCCTTGCAGACACTGGGGCTGGACGATTCATAATGAAGGGACTTTCCTGTGCACTGTCCCAGCATCTCAGGTCTCTGCCCACTAGATAGCAGTAGCAACCATAACCTCTAGTTGTGAAATGCAAgatggctttacccctgggcatTTGCCTctagctgagaaccactggtacaGCTGAAGACAATTTCGGGTGGACTGCTCAAATCTGAGTATGTCTACTTCTATTTTCTCCAGGCGGGAAAGACCCCCACGGACCTGGTCCAGCTCTGGCAAGCAGACACCCGGCATGCCCTGGAGCATCCCGAGCCAGAATCAGAGCAGAACGGACTGGAGAGGCCTGGGAGTGGCCGTGAGACACCTCAGCCTATACCAGCCCAGTAAATACCTACCCGGAGCTGGGCACCCAACCCCCTACTATGAGCTGCCTGCAGCCAGTCTAGCAGGAACACCCCTAGATGCAACACAATAAAGTGCTGGCTTTGCTATTTGTGGCGTTTGTCTCTGTTCGTGCTCCAAACACGTAAGAGCAAAGACTGGATGCTAGAGTGAGCTTGGGAACGCAGGAAATGTGGAGTCCCTTGGGTCCTGAATTAGTAGGTCTCCCGACGCTGGCCTGGCCTTGCTTTGTCCCTCTCATCCTGCTTTTCTTTCCTAATCCCTGGGGCCGCGATTGTGGTATGTTTCACACTGTGGCATACTCATCTTCTGCTCCTATCTTCAAGACTGTTCCATGGagctgtgtgtccctgtgtggcCAGCAGAGGGCTAACACGTGACGGCCCTTGGCAGCCACTTGTAGACAGGAGGAGTGATTTTTCACAACtgcttctggaagagcaagtgGTTGGCTACAGTAGGGCGGGGCCAGGCCAGCTCAACCAATCAGTTCCGTCATGTTCAGCCAGCCTGGAAACGGAGGGTGTGCGTGTTGGGGTCGGGGGTAAGGGTGGGGTGGGTGGCTCCAGGCCCTGGCGCTGGGTAAAGAGGTCCCTGTCAGAGACTGTTTTTAGTGTTGAAACCCCAAGGGCCAGCTCTCTTTTAGGCCGTAATTGTGGCGTTTCTCCAGCGGCTTTCCAGCAGGGAAGAAAGCCGGCCTGGAGACTCTCTAGACCCGCCCCCGACCTGGGACACCCAGTGCAAAGCTGCACGCTCCCAAGCCATGCCCACAGGTTGTGGTGGGAACACAAAATTTTAACTGTGTATGTAGATCATTAACAGAGCGGGGAGGAAGGAGTCCAAACTCAGTTCCCCTGTGGTCACAGACAGCTGAGGCTCCAGACCTCCCGCAGAAATGCTGGGCCCCCAAATTTGGGCCTCCATGAGGCAGGGTCTGAGCAGGGGCTTGTCTAGGAATGTGAAGGGCAAGAAGGTAGACATTGCCGGCATCTACCCACCCGTGACCACCCCATTCACCGCCACCGCAGAGGTAGACTATGGGAAACTGGAAGAGAACCTGAACAGACTGGCCACCTTCCCCTTTCGAGGTAAGAGGGAAGTTGGGGAGCCAGATCCAGGAGGGTGGGGAGCTGTGGGGAAGCTCTGGCACTTTGGACAGAGCCTCACCTGCCTTTGTTTCCCCATCTGGGAAGGGCTAAGGCACCTTCTTTACTCCCAGGGTTATTGTAGTGAAAACATGGGGCAGTGAATGGGGGCATCCTTGTCTCTCAGGCCCGCTTGCTGATGGGAAGGCGCTAGCCAGGTCACACAGGAGGGCAGCCTGTTTTCAGCCTCCTTCCCCCTGGAGCCTGCCTGGGGGCTCAATGTGCTGGATCCTCTGATCCACCTCTTGTtttaacctgggtcctctccTTGAGGCCACGGACTACATCCTATGTGAGATTCATCTGCCTCACAGACATAGGTCCAgtaagagaaggtagaaaagggcagtcccctgccctgctccatcCCATTCCACCCACCCAGAGCAATTCCTGGTCAGTGCTGTCAATGACACCATCTTGTAGGAGGGAACGTGGGCTCCCAGAGATGTGGTCACTGTCTAAAGCCACTCAGCTAACACATAGCTGAGCTGAGACTTGAACTGCTGACTAGAAGCTCTGTTCTGCCCACTGATTCTAAGTTGTGGGATCTATCTAAGACTATCCCTACAAATGTCGTTTGGTGGGTACCAGCTTGGAAAATGGCTTCCCTCtgactgagaagaaggtacaagCTAGCAGCTAGGATAGTGGACTCTAGTTTCCAGTTGCAGTTTTGCCAGTGGTCTTACTCCGTGGGATACTCTAGCCCTGTTTCCCCATATGACACACGGGAGTGATAATGCTCTTGCTGTGGGGCAGCCAGAAGAAGAATCTGGAAGAATGTGAAGAAAAAGAATGGTATAGATTCTATAGTGCTATAGATTGGAAGGGATAGACTCTTGGGAAGTCTCAAACCCTGGGAGAACTATCTGAAGGATCTATTTAATATATCAAAGCGGACCTGgctgccaggttctcccagcctccttcagtccctacctgttacaggtaTGGCTGGCATACCCCACCCTCTAgttccctctttccccaactctCCAGCTCGGGGGCTGGGCTGCCCTATCCCAGAGGCTCTTCTCTGTAGAGTGCAGCCATTTTGGTTATCCACCCCTTTCTTTTACATCTTGGCCCCTGCACCTGAttcccttccctcccatcccccgtcccctccttcctctcctcagtGGCTCAGGGTCCTggtcactctggactctcccagatgtttctgcctctggctatgctctccctttgacctacaatgaacttttccctccaccacacctaggagcagtcatgccctttttcagtttttatttttttttttattttttcattcaacACTGTAGCAAAACTGCTTGGTGCTTGGTGACAGTGACCACTGGCCCAGGTGAGCCCACTTCATAGCTCAGGACCCAGATGATGTTTGTGAAGGGACAGTGGCCTTTGGGTGCACGTTCTGAGTGAGCAGGGGATAGCATGGCTACTAGAACTTGCTTATGCTGGCCTGGAGGGATAACCCTTAGCTTCAAATTGAACACTGTGCTTCAGCTTAAAGATCAAGGACACTTAGTGTAGGGgccagaagactggcttctgtaTCCATTGTGTTTCTGAAATCCTGTATTTAGGATTTCACAGAGATCTCCACAGTTGTCTTTGAATTCcccctttgtctctctaactcatGCAACCAGCATCGGGTGCCCTGGGCaggtttgttgtttggttggttggtagaGGGAAGGATTTGGCTTCTGGGTTCCTGATGCTGTCTGATTCCTCCATTCACCACATAGCAGGAGATTGGGGCTTTGGGAGGAAGGCGACCAATCTCTGAAGTTGGAAGACTCCTCCTCTGGCTATTATAGCAACTGAGAAATCacactcaggctggagagatggctcagacattaaaggctaggctcacaaccaaaaatataagagaaatcACACTCCCTCTGTAGTCCAGTTTCCTTACTTGAGAATAGGAGCTAAGCCCTCAGGATCTTAGCCAGTGGCTCAGTATAATTCCCCCAAGATAGGCAGCCAAGATAGGCTGGCACAGAGGACGAAGAGTCAGGGGTGTCTTTTCAAGGTTCTTGCACTTAGCCAAACATTGATATTTCTCTTTCTGGAATAGACCTTGCAATCTTAACACTCAGGAGAAGATAAAGACAGTTGCCAAATGCTATTGCTACTTTGTATCAGTGTGGGTAACAAGCCCTCCAAAGAGGTGGGAACCTGCCCTTGGTGCTTCAATGAACACAGAATATTCTTGAAGGCTTAGTCTGAGACTGTGaagttatttgttttgatttgtttttttttgagacggggtttttttctgtgtagtcccggttgtcctggaattccctctgtagaccaggctggcctcgaactcagagatccctgcctctgcctctcaaatgctgataAAGTATTGTTAATTTGTGATTGTTTAAATGAAGAGtattcctttaaaataaaagttaaggaCGAGATGGCACACTGGGTAACGGCTCTTGCTGTCAAGCGATTTGTTAAGTCCAATCTCCAGAATCTATGtaaggtggaaggggagaactagTTTCTACAAgctatcctttgacctccacgtgcatgccatggtacacatgtctctcccctcccacaaataaataagtgtaaaaggCATTTTGGGGGGACAGATTAACTAATACTTTATCAAATGtgttaaaaaaaacccacaattatTAATAAAAGGACCATGCAAAACCTTTAGCCTCTGTTTATGGAAAATACATGTCAGTTCTGGGTCACAATTGTTCTGTTGAACTACCAAAAAAACAAATCATAAGAAAGTATTGAAAAGCTATGCAATGGCTGCTTTTAGTGTCAGCTACAACAGACCAACCCCCATTAGCTGTTTTGGAAAGTGAAAGTGGGCCTTAGTTTGTAGATAAGGGATGTCTCCAGTAGTTAAGAAAattatagggggctggagagatggctcaggggttaagagcactgattgctcttccagaggccctgagttcaattcccagcaaccacatggtggctcacaaccatctgtaatgggatctgatatcttcttctggtgtgtctgaagacagcgacagtgtactcacatacataaaataaacaaataaatcttaaaaaaaagaaaagaaaaagaaaattataaactcTGCAAAAGTTTGTCAGTCTTATATAGAAGCAGGAAATGGTGTCAGCACCACAGTAGGCATGGGTCTGCTCTTATGTTTTCCTATCTTGTGCAGCATGCAGACTTGATGTTGTGCTCAGCTATAAAAATGAACCTTGAATAAAGGTTTTTATaatcataagttttaaaaaaaaatttaagtaaaggactggagagcactgactgcccttccagaggttctgagttcaattcccagcaaccacgtggcatctcacaaccatctgtaatgggatctgatgccctcttctggtgtgtctaaagacagaaacaatgtactcacatacataataaatacatgaataagtaaataaatcctttaaaaaaattaagtaaaataaaagttataacCAAATATGGTGTGCCTAAGCCGTACTCGAGCAATGACAGTATTGATAAACTAGGAAGGGGGAATCTCATGGATTCTATCCTCAAGACAGAGACAGTTAACTACTGACTGCCAAGAGAGGGAGAATTAGCCTCTGCCAGGATGAACCTTAATTAGTTTTCCAGTGccaagtggtcagccttgaagTCATGGACATATGGACTCTGCAGGTTGTATTTCTGATATGCAATGgttatatgtatatctgtgtctatgtgtgtgtatgtgtatatatatatatacacatatatgtaataatagagaaaaagagagccgggcgtggtggcacacgcctttaattccagcactcgggagacagaggcaggaggatttctgagttcgaggccagcctggtctacaaagtgagttccaggacagccagggctatac
This genomic stretch from Mus musculus strain C57BL/6J chromosome 19, GRCm38.p6 C57BL/6J harbors:
- the Ankrd2 gene encoding ankyrin repeat domain-containing protein 2 isoform X2; its protein translation is MDMLVLEEEKRLGVQSPALQKVKGQERVRKTSLDLRREIIDVGGIQNLIELRKKRKQKKRDALAAAQEPPPEPEEITGPVNEETFLKAAVEGKMKVIDKYLADGGSADTCDEFRRTALHRASLEGHMEILEKLLENGATVDFQDRLDCTAMHWACRGGHLEVVRLLQSRGADTNVRDKLLSTPLHVAVRTGHVEIVEHFLSLGLDINAKDREGDSALHDAVRLNRYKIIKLLLLHGADMMAKNLAGKTPTDLVQLWQADTRHALEHPEPESEQNGLERPGSGRETPQPIPAQ
- the Ankrd2 gene encoding ankyrin repeat domain-containing protein 2; translation: MEGTMEGPEAVQRATELIEQRLAQEEETEKLRRSAPGKLSMDMLVLEEEKRLGVQSPALQKVKGQERVRKTSLDLRREIIDVGGIQNLIELRKKRKQKKRDALAAAQEPPPEPEEITGPVNEETFLKAAVEGKMKVIDKYLADGGSADTCDEFRRTALHRASLEGHMEILEKLLENGATVDFQDRLDCTAMHWACRGGHLEVVRLLQSRGADTNVRDKLLSTPLHVAVRTGHVEIVEHFLSLGLDINAKDREGDSALHDAVRLNRYKIIKLLLLHGADMMAKNLAGKTPTDLVQLWQADTRHALEHPEPESEQNGLERPGSGRETPQPIPAQ